One window from the genome of Chrysemys picta bellii isolate R12L10 chromosome 15, ASM1138683v2, whole genome shotgun sequence encodes:
- the GUCD1 gene encoding protein GUCD1 isoform X1, whose translation MRNLRHSQALAGLQPLSAIVLYTPAVVHTLITNTAADYVQLQVPVIQQLYHWDCGLACSRMALQYLNRLNDEEFQKAIRELRLTKSIWTIDLAYLMRHFGVKHRFCTQTLGVDKGYKNQSFYRKHFDTEEYRVNQLFAQAKASKVLVEKCTVTVQDIQEHLSQGHVAIVLVNAVLLLCELCSSPVKYCCFLPIGQKCFCRNPDYQGHFIVLCGYNKASGSVYYNNPAYADRTCSTSISNFEEARTSYGTDEDILFIYTDS comes from the exons ATGAGAAATTTGAGGCATTCACAGGCCCTGGCTGGTCTGCAGCCCTTGTCGGCAATAGTCCTCTACACACCCGCTGTTGTGCACACTCTGATCACTAATACAGCAG CTGACTATGTCCAGTTGCAAGTGCCAGTTATTCAACAGTTGTACCATTGGGACTGTGGGCTAGCCTGCTCCAGGATGGCACTGCA GTATCTGAATCGTTTGAATGATGAAGAATTTCAGAAAGCCATCCGGGAACTCCGGTTAACAAAGAGTATCTGGACCATTGACTTGGCCTACCTAATGCGGCACTTTGGTGTTAAGCATAGGTTCTGCACACAGACACTTGGAGTGGACAAGGGCTATAAAAATCAG TCGTTCTACAGGAAACACTTTGACACGGAAGAGTACAGAGTGAACCAGCTGTTCGCCCAGGCCAAAGCCAGCAAGGTGCTGGTGGAGAAGTG CACAGTGACTGTCCAGGACATTCAGGAGCACCTGTCCCAAGGTCATGTAGCCATTGTCCTGGTGAATGCAGTCTTGTTGCTGTGTGAACTTTGCTCAAGTCCCGTCAAATATTGCTGTTTCCTCCCTATTGGCCAGAAGTGCTTCTGCAGGAATCCTGACTACCAGGGTCATTTCATTGTGTTGTGTGGCTACAACAAAGCCTCAGGGAGTGTCTACTACAACAACCCTGCCTATGCTGACC gaACATGCAGCACCAGCATCAGTAACTTTGAGGAAGCCAGGACAAGTTACGGCACAGATGAGGATATCCTGTTTATCTACACGGACAGCTGA
- the GUCD1 gene encoding protein GUCD1 isoform X4 has protein sequence MRNLRHSQALAGLQPLSAIVLYTPAVVHTLITNTAADYVQLQVPVIQQLYHWDCGLACSRMALQYLNRLNDEEFQKAIRELRLTKSIWTIDLAYLMRHFGVKHRFCTQTLGVDKGYKNQSFYRKHFDTEEYRVNQLFAQAKASKVLVEKWNMQHQHQ, from the exons ATGAGAAATTTGAGGCATTCACAGGCCCTGGCTGGTCTGCAGCCCTTGTCGGCAATAGTCCTCTACACACCCGCTGTTGTGCACACTCTGATCACTAATACAGCAG CTGACTATGTCCAGTTGCAAGTGCCAGTTATTCAACAGTTGTACCATTGGGACTGTGGGCTAGCCTGCTCCAGGATGGCACTGCA GTATCTGAATCGTTTGAATGATGAAGAATTTCAGAAAGCCATCCGGGAACTCCGGTTAACAAAGAGTATCTGGACCATTGACTTGGCCTACCTAATGCGGCACTTTGGTGTTAAGCATAGGTTCTGCACACAGACACTTGGAGTGGACAAGGGCTATAAAAATCAG TCGTTCTACAGGAAACACTTTGACACGGAAGAGTACAGAGTGAACCAGCTGTTCGCCCAGGCCAAAGCCAGCAAGGTGCTGGTGGAGAAGTG gaACATGCAGCACCAGCATCAGTAA
- the GUCD1 gene encoding protein GUCD1 isoform X3, which translates to MALQYLNRLNDEEFQKAIRELRLTKSIWTIDLAYLMRHFGVKHRFCTQTLGVDKGYKNQSFYRKHFDTEEYRVNQLFAQAKASKVLVEKCTVTVQDIQEHLSQGHVAIVLVNAVLLLCELCSSPVKYCCFLPIGQKCFCRNPDYQGHFIVLCGYNKASGSVYYNNPAYADRTCSTSISNFEEARTSYGTDEDILFIYTDS; encoded by the exons ATGGCACTGCA GTATCTGAATCGTTTGAATGATGAAGAATTTCAGAAAGCCATCCGGGAACTCCGGTTAACAAAGAGTATCTGGACCATTGACTTGGCCTACCTAATGCGGCACTTTGGTGTTAAGCATAGGTTCTGCACACAGACACTTGGAGTGGACAAGGGCTATAAAAATCAG TCGTTCTACAGGAAACACTTTGACACGGAAGAGTACAGAGTGAACCAGCTGTTCGCCCAGGCCAAAGCCAGCAAGGTGCTGGTGGAGAAGTG CACAGTGACTGTCCAGGACATTCAGGAGCACCTGTCCCAAGGTCATGTAGCCATTGTCCTGGTGAATGCAGTCTTGTTGCTGTGTGAACTTTGCTCAAGTCCCGTCAAATATTGCTGTTTCCTCCCTATTGGCCAGAAGTGCTTCTGCAGGAATCCTGACTACCAGGGTCATTTCATTGTGTTGTGTGGCTACAACAAAGCCTCAGGGAGTGTCTACTACAACAACCCTGCCTATGCTGACC gaACATGCAGCACCAGCATCAGTAACTTTGAGGAAGCCAGGACAAGTTACGGCACAGATGAGGATATCCTGTTTATCTACACGGACAGCTGA
- the SNRPD3 gene encoding small nuclear ribonucleoprotein Sm D3 produces the protein MSIGVPIKVLHEAEGHIVTCETNTGEVYRGKLIEAEDNMNCQMSNITVTYRDGRVAQLEQVYIRGSKIRFLILPDMLKNAPMLKSMKNKNQGSGAGRGKAAILKAQVAARGRGRGMGRGNIFQKRR, from the exons ATGTCCATCGGAGTGCCAATTAAAGTGCTGCATGAGGCAGAGGGCCACATCGTGACATGTGAGACCAATACAGGAGAAGTCTACCGTGGCAAACTCATTGAGGCCGAGGACAACATGAACTGCCAG ATGTCCAACATCACAGTGACATACAGAGATGGGCGAGTGGCACAGCTGGAGCAGGTGTACATTAGGGGTAGCAAGATACGGTTCCTCATTTTACCAGATATGTTGAAAAATGCTCCTATGTTAAAGAGCATGAAGAATAAAAACCAGGGTTCTGGGGCCGGACGAGGCAAAGCAGCTATTCTCAAAGCCCAAG tggcTGCAAGAGGAAGAGGTCGTGGAATGGGCCGTGGCAACATTTTCCAGAAGCGAAGATAA
- the GUCD1 gene encoding protein GUCD1 isoform X5, translating into MKSPKEAADSEPSSADYVQLQVPVIQQLYHWDCGLACSRMALQYLNRLNDEEFQKAIRELRLTKSIWTIDLAYLMRHFGVKHRFCTQTLGVDKGYKNQSFYRKHFDTEEYRVNQLFAQAKASKVLVEKWNMQHQHQ; encoded by the exons ATGAAAAGCCCCAAGGAGGCCGCGGACTCGGAGCCGTCCTCAG CTGACTATGTCCAGTTGCAAGTGCCAGTTATTCAACAGTTGTACCATTGGGACTGTGGGCTAGCCTGCTCCAGGATGGCACTGCA GTATCTGAATCGTTTGAATGATGAAGAATTTCAGAAAGCCATCCGGGAACTCCGGTTAACAAAGAGTATCTGGACCATTGACTTGGCCTACCTAATGCGGCACTTTGGTGTTAAGCATAGGTTCTGCACACAGACACTTGGAGTGGACAAGGGCTATAAAAATCAG TCGTTCTACAGGAAACACTTTGACACGGAAGAGTACAGAGTGAACCAGCTGTTCGCCCAGGCCAAAGCCAGCAAGGTGCTGGTGGAGAAGTG gaACATGCAGCACCAGCATCAGTAA
- the GUCD1 gene encoding protein GUCD1 isoform X2 yields the protein MKSPKEAADSEPSSADYVQLQVPVIQQLYHWDCGLACSRMALQYLNRLNDEEFQKAIRELRLTKSIWTIDLAYLMRHFGVKHRFCTQTLGVDKGYKNQSFYRKHFDTEEYRVNQLFAQAKASKVLVEKCTVTVQDIQEHLSQGHVAIVLVNAVLLLCELCSSPVKYCCFLPIGQKCFCRNPDYQGHFIVLCGYNKASGSVYYNNPAYADRTCSTSISNFEEARTSYGTDEDILFIYTDS from the exons ATGAAAAGCCCCAAGGAGGCCGCGGACTCGGAGCCGTCCTCAG CTGACTATGTCCAGTTGCAAGTGCCAGTTATTCAACAGTTGTACCATTGGGACTGTGGGCTAGCCTGCTCCAGGATGGCACTGCA GTATCTGAATCGTTTGAATGATGAAGAATTTCAGAAAGCCATCCGGGAACTCCGGTTAACAAAGAGTATCTGGACCATTGACTTGGCCTACCTAATGCGGCACTTTGGTGTTAAGCATAGGTTCTGCACACAGACACTTGGAGTGGACAAGGGCTATAAAAATCAG TCGTTCTACAGGAAACACTTTGACACGGAAGAGTACAGAGTGAACCAGCTGTTCGCCCAGGCCAAAGCCAGCAAGGTGCTGGTGGAGAAGTG CACAGTGACTGTCCAGGACATTCAGGAGCACCTGTCCCAAGGTCATGTAGCCATTGTCCTGGTGAATGCAGTCTTGTTGCTGTGTGAACTTTGCTCAAGTCCCGTCAAATATTGCTGTTTCCTCCCTATTGGCCAGAAGTGCTTCTGCAGGAATCCTGACTACCAGGGTCATTTCATTGTGTTGTGTGGCTACAACAAAGCCTCAGGGAGTGTCTACTACAACAACCCTGCCTATGCTGACC gaACATGCAGCACCAGCATCAGTAACTTTGAGGAAGCCAGGACAAGTTACGGCACAGATGAGGATATCCTGTTTATCTACACGGACAGCTGA